A genomic segment from Spinacia oleracea cultivar Varoflay chromosome 3, BTI_SOV_V1, whole genome shotgun sequence encodes:
- the LOC110805462 gene encoding uncharacterized protein produces MHSEASGSQASIGLCGSGALSHVYIQYPPLRCNISGSKGLFYDDGNKLLLCPTSDQVLSWKVAPFEPDIEPTSDAVSEGPVLSVRYSLDSKILAIQRSSHEIQFWNKSKGNSLRHRCKPESEKILGFFWTDSPPCNFVLVKTSGLDMLTYDSESQNIQLIESKRVNVNWYIYTHESRLVLLASGMQCKSFTGFQLSSAGIIRLPKFEMLMAKSEANSKPVLAAQDVHIITVYGRIYCLQVDRVAMLLHCYRFYRDAVVPQGSLTIYSSKLSVSVVDNVLLVHQVDAKVIILYDLFAESRAPVSAPLPLLLRGYPRASMTSRPCSKDDGSSNLKPTYEDETTIYSDEWTFLNPDLICDTTTGLLWKVYLDLDAISASSSDVPSVLEFLQRRKLEANKAKQLCLDLARTIILEHRAVGVVAQSMEVLMTSYSRAIKTGSYFKGIIADKILSSDAQHAHNPRATADEFSRGDLRGGPIKIVSSVVPNEYARSSAFSDSDSEGMIGPGSTSSKLVTGAQSSGTKVPKSSLESQFPGPSSVPLDANNAEQQESQISTAAISPDELYRFVLSSVDEEMTGDPSYLLAIIVELLRSATLERIRVYPSLYVLMIQLLARGERWGELGLFVIDKILEPSKEVAYQLLESGRQHPPTRKLGIDMLRQLFLHHDYVLSLLQDGYYLEALRYARKYKVVTVQPSLFLEAAYASNDSQHLASVLRFFSDFMPGFKNTSDHVTYGEILRQMNAPCVGAA; encoded by the exons ATGCACAGTGAAGCATCAGGTTCTCAGGCCAGCATTGGGTTATGTGGGTCAGGTGCTCTATCACATGTTTATATCCAGTATCCCCCTCTGAGATGCAACATCTCTGGTTCAAAGGGCTTATTCTATGATGATGGGAATAAGTTGTTGCTATGCCCAACATCTGATCAG GTTTTATCGTGGAAAGTTGCACCATTTGAGCCTGATATCGAACCCACGTCTGATGCAGTAAGCGAAGGACCTGTATTATCTGTTCGCTACTCTCTAGATAGTAAGATTTTAGCAATTCAGCGGTCGAGTCATGAGATTCAATTTTGGAACAAGTCAAAAGGCAACTCGTTGCGCCACAGGTGTAAGCCCGAGTCAGAGAAGATACTGGGGTTTTTCTGGACAGATTCCCCCCCTTGTAATTTCGTGCTTGTGAAGACTAG TGGACTGGACATGTTAACTTATGATTCTGAATCACAAAATATTCAACTGATCGAATCCAAGCGTGTAAATGTGAATTGGTACATTTACACACATGAAAGTCGTTTGGTTCTACTTGCTTCAGGGATGCAGTGCAAGAGTTTTACTGGATTCCAG CTTTCATCTGCTGGAATCATTCGCTTGCCAAAGTTTGAAATGCTTATGGCCAAGTCTGAAGCCAATAGTAAGCCAGTCCTAGCTGCCCAAGATGTTCACATAATCACGGT TTATGGACGGATATACTGCTTGCAAGTTGATAGAGTGGCCATGTTGCTCCATTGCTATAGATTTTACCGTGATGCTGTTGTACCACAG GGATCCTTAACCATTTATTCCAGCAAGCTTTCTGTGAGTGTGGTTGATAATGTGCTGCTGGTTCATCAAGTGGACGCAAAGGTTATCATACTGTATGACCTTTTTGCAGAGTCTAGGGCACCAGTATCTGCTCCACTTCCACTACTTTTGAGGGGTTATCCTAGAGCAAGCATGACATCTAGACCTTGTAGCAAAGATGATGGAAGCTCAAACCTGAAACCAACATACGAAGATGAAACAACCATTTATAGTGATGAATGGACATTTTTGAATCCAGATCTTATATGTGATACCACTACTGGGCTTCTGTGGAAAGTTTATCTAGACTTGGAC GCTATATCTGCTAGTAGCTCAGATGTACCCTCTGTACTTGAATTCCTGCAACGTCGGAAGTTAGAAGCCAATAAG GCTAAgcaattgtgtttggatttagCAAGGACTATCATATTGGAGCATAGGGCAGTGGGTGTTGTTGCACAATCAATGGAAGTTCTTATGACTTCGTATTCCCGTGCTATTAAGACAGGCAGTTACTTTAAGGGGATAATAGCTGATAAAATTCTTTCTTCTGATGCTCAACATGCCCATAACCCTAGAGCTACCGCTGATGAATTCTCTAGAGGGGATTTAAGAGGAGGACCTATTAAAATCGTCTCCTCAGTGGTTCCCAATGAGTATGCTAGGTCTTCAGCCTTTTCAGATTCAGATTCAGAGGGAATGATTGGTCCAGGTTCAACTAGCAGCAAACTGGTTACAGGTGCTCAAAGTTCTGGTACAAAGGTTCCAAAATCATCCTTAGAGTCTCAATTTCCTGGTCCTAGTAGTGTCCCATTGGATGCTAATAATGCAGAACAGCAAGAATCTCAGATCTCCACTGCAGCCATCTCACCTGATGAGCTATACCGCTTTGTATTGTCTTCTGTAGACGAAGAGATGACTGGGGATCCTTCTTATTTGCTTGCTATAATTGTTGAGCTCCTTCGCAG TGCTACTCTGGAAAGAATCAGAGTGTATCCTAGTttatatgttttgatgattCAATTGCTGGCACGTGGTGAACGATGGGGAGAACTGGGCTTGTTCGTCATTGATAAG ATTCTTGAACCTTCGAAAGAAGTTGCATATCAACTACTAGAATCTGGGCGCCAGCATCCTCCAACAAGGAAGCTGGGCATTGACATGCTTAGGCAGCTATTTTTGCATCATGATTACGTACTGTCACTGCTGCAGGATGGATACTATCTTGAAGCTTTACGTTATGCACGTAAATATAAG GTTGTCACCGTCCAGCCATCTTTGTTTCTAGAAGCAGCTTATGCCTCAAATGATTCACAACATCTAGCCTCAGTATTAAGATTTTTTTCAGACTTCATGCCTGGCTTCAAAAACACATCAGATCATGTTACATATGGCGAGATTCTGCGCCAGATGAATGCTCCTTGCGTAGGTGCTGCCTAG